A genomic stretch from Bosea sp. F3-2 includes:
- a CDS encoding ABC transporter ATP-binding protein — protein MELQDRPRAHAGGAPVSSGDPAVALGGVDITFHLADGGRYQAVRGINLKVHPGEFVSIVGPTGCGKSTLLNAAAGLLSPSAGSVGIFGKPLVGLNRRAGYLFQQDALMPWKTALDNVKVALEPMGVPEREADQRAREWLARVGLRAFVDRYPHMLSGGQRKRVSLAQMLIRNPEIILMDEPFGPLDAQTRQIMGNLLLDLWSRDRKALMFVTHDLEEAIALSDRVVVMSAGPAAGIVADYKVDLPRPRDIADIRLEKAFHEIHRDIWTSLRVEVQKAYAMGEGRELVGGDAS, from the coding sequence ATGGAGTTGCAGGATCGCCCGCGTGCTCATGCGGGGGGAGCGCCGGTTTCGTCGGGGGATCCGGCGGTCGCGCTCGGCGGAGTCGACATCACCTTCCATCTCGCCGATGGCGGGCGCTATCAGGCGGTCAGGGGCATCAACCTCAAGGTCCATCCCGGCGAGTTCGTCTCGATCGTCGGACCGACCGGCTGCGGCAAGTCCACGCTGCTCAATGCGGCGGCGGGGCTGCTGTCGCCGTCTGCCGGTTCGGTCGGCATCTTCGGCAAGCCGCTCGTAGGGCTCAACCGGCGTGCCGGCTATCTCTTCCAGCAGGATGCGCTGATGCCGTGGAAGACGGCGCTGGACAACGTCAAGGTCGCGCTGGAGCCGATGGGCGTGCCGGAGCGGGAGGCGGATCAGCGTGCCCGCGAATGGCTGGCGCGAGTGGGCCTGCGCGCCTTCGTCGACCGCTATCCGCACATGCTGTCGGGCGGCCAGCGCAAGCGCGTCAGCCTCGCGCAGATGCTGATCCGCAACCCCGAGATCATCCTGATGGACGAGCCCTTCGGGCCGCTCGACGCGCAGACCCGGCAGATCATGGGCAATCTGCTGCTCGATCTCTGGTCGCGCGACCGCAAGGCACTGATGTTCGTCACCCACGATCTCGAGGAGGCGATCGCGTTGTCCGACCGCGTCGTGGTGATGTCGGCCGGGCCGGCGGCAGGCATCGTCGCCGACTACAAGGTCGATCTGCCGCGCCCGCGCGACATTGCCGATATCCGGCTGGAGAAGGCCTTCCACGAGATCCATCGCGATATCTGGACCTCGCTACGGGTCGAGGTGCAGAAGGCCTATGCCATGGGCGAGGGGCGCGAGCTGGTCGGAGGAGACGCATCATGA
- a CDS encoding ABC transporter permease has protein sequence MRRLKLISLQVLVMIVFLLIWHVATTTSLFGDVKTIQFFFSTPAAVLTRTFKQLTSADIYWHLGITLTETVLAFVIGSLAGILFGFAFARRELLSAVFDPYIKAANALPRVVLAPIFALWFGLGIWSKVALGFTLVFFIVFFNVYQGVREVSPTILANARMLGMNERQLFKHVYWPSALTWMFSSLHTSVGFALVGAVVGEYLGSSAGLGYKIHEAESVFDVTGVFSGMLILAIFVIAIDTVVTLVEKRLLVWRPVQSATTAT, from the coding sequence ATGAGGCGGCTGAAGCTCATTTCGCTCCAGGTCCTAGTGATGATCGTGTTTCTGCTGATCTGGCATGTCGCGACGACCACGAGCCTGTTCGGCGACGTCAAGACGATCCAGTTCTTCTTCTCGACACCAGCCGCGGTGCTGACGCGCACCTTCAAGCAGCTCACCAGCGCCGACATCTACTGGCATCTCGGCATCACGCTGACCGAGACGGTGCTGGCCTTCGTCATCGGCTCGCTCGCCGGCATCCTGTTCGGCTTCGCCTTCGCGCGGCGCGAGCTGCTCTCGGCGGTGTTCGACCCCTATATCAAGGCGGCGAACGCCTTGCCGCGCGTGGTGCTGGCGCCGATCTTCGCGCTCTGGTTCGGGCTGGGCATCTGGTCGAAGGTGGCGCTCGGCTTCACGCTCGTCTTCTTCATCGTGTTCTTCAACGTCTACCAGGGCGTGCGCGAGGTCTCGCCGACGATCCTTGCCAATGCCCGCATGCTCGGCATGAACGAGCGCCAGCTTTTCAAGCACGTCTACTGGCCCTCGGCACTGACCTGGATGTTCTCCTCGCTGCACACCTCGGTCGGCTTCGCGCTGGTCGGCGCAGTGGTCGGCGAATATCTCGGCTCCTCGGCGGGCCTAGGCTACAAGATCCACGAGGCCGAGAGCGTCTTCGACGTCACCGGCGTGTTCTCGGGCATGCTGATCCTGGCGATCTTCGTCATCGCCATCGATACGGTGGTGACGCTGGTCGAGAAGCGGCTGCTGGTCTGGCGGCCGGTCCAGAGCGCGACGACCGCGACCTAG
- a CDS encoding DUF4239 domain-containing protein, whose translation MNEVRIAIFVFICLTAASLGALFCYQRLPEHQRLDDTQKVLHLIANIFVVMTSLVLGLMITSAKSRFDAVNQDVHSYATELILLDRMLFLYGPEAGETRQRLLAYTERAANGHWTAEGGLSDKTSEQLLEDVGTRLRTLEPNRDPQLSIWNDMREQYRKVLELRWSLVEQAEGSLPRPLMLMVVAWLVLIFAIFGFRAPRNAVVVTGFVAAAALIGGAIYLIVDMDVPFEGPIQVSSAPLQRALTEMRR comes from the coding sequence ATGAACGAGGTGCGCATCGCCATTTTCGTGTTCATCTGCCTGACCGCGGCTTCGCTCGGCGCATTGTTTTGCTACCAGCGTCTTCCGGAGCATCAGCGGCTGGACGACACGCAGAAGGTTCTGCATCTCATCGCCAACATCTTCGTCGTGATGACGTCTCTGGTGCTCGGCCTGATGATCACCTCGGCGAAGAGCAGGTTCGATGCGGTCAACCAGGATGTTCACAGCTACGCCACCGAGTTGATCCTGCTCGACCGGATGCTGTTCCTCTATGGCCCGGAGGCCGGCGAAACCCGCCAGAGGCTTCTCGCCTATACCGAGCGCGCCGCGAATGGCCACTGGACCGCCGAAGGCGGGCTGTCGGACAAGACGTCCGAACAATTGCTGGAGGATGTCGGAACCCGCCTGCGCACCCTCGAACCGAACCGCGACCCTCAGCTCTCAATCTGGAACGACATGCGCGAACAATATCGCAAGGTGCTCGAGCTGCGCTGGAGCCTGGTGGAGCAGGCCGAGGGTTCGCTGCCACGACCGCTGATGCTGATGGTCGTCGCCTGGCTGGTCCTGATCTTCGCGATCTTCGGGTTCCGGGCACCGCGGAACGCCGTAGTCGTGACCGGCTTTGTCGCGGCGGCAGCCCTTATCGGCGGAGCGATCTATCTGATCGTCGACATGGACGTGCCCTTCGAAGGGCCGATCCAGGTCTCGTCCGCTCCCCTGCAGAGGGCGCTGACGGAAATGCGCCGCTAG
- a CDS encoding PAS domain-containing sensor histidine kinase yields MSGETAFLDGGGDMAAAIRAYDWGTTPLGPIGDWPTALKTAVSMMVNSHFPKCIAWGADLITIHNDAFRPILGDKPPALGRSFREVWSEVWDEISPIVAKALVGEATFVEDFPLTINRYGHPEEVWFTFCYSPIRDEAGRILGIIDTVMETTGKMLAERNSRLLNAELAHRMKNTLAMIAAIASQTFRSAETLQEAQLILSERIATLGEAHSILTQSSWSSAPIRSVVEGALAPHRSGLGTIRIQGPPLQLPADLAMTLALAINELATNAMKYGALSVEAGEVVIGWSTGRPHSEDAFRFEWAEKGGPPVVKPKRQGFGTRLVERVMAQKFHGEVELDYRPEGLRYVLATTMIHVAPRE; encoded by the coding sequence ATGAGCGGCGAGACGGCATTTCTGGATGGCGGTGGCGATATGGCCGCTGCCATCCGCGCCTATGATTGGGGGACGACCCCGCTCGGGCCGATCGGCGACTGGCCAACGGCGCTGAAGACGGCTGTCAGCATGATGGTCAATTCGCACTTCCCGAAATGCATCGCCTGGGGCGCGGATCTGATCACGATCCATAACGATGCCTTCCGTCCGATCCTGGGCGACAAGCCGCCAGCGCTCGGGCGCTCATTTCGCGAGGTCTGGTCTGAAGTCTGGGATGAGATCAGCCCGATCGTCGCCAAGGCGCTGGTTGGCGAAGCGACCTTCGTCGAAGACTTTCCACTGACCATCAACCGCTACGGCCATCCCGAGGAGGTCTGGTTCACCTTCTGCTACAGCCCGATCCGCGACGAGGCCGGCCGGATTCTTGGCATCATCGACACGGTGATGGAGACGACCGGCAAGATGCTGGCCGAGCGCAACAGCCGCCTGCTCAACGCCGAGCTGGCCCACCGCATGAAGAACACGCTGGCGATGATCGCGGCGATCGCCAGCCAGACCTTCCGCTCGGCGGAGACACTTCAGGAGGCACAGTTGATCCTCAGCGAGCGCATCGCCACGCTCGGCGAGGCGCATTCGATCCTGACGCAGTCGAGCTGGAGCAGCGCGCCGATCCGCTCCGTGGTCGAGGGCGCGCTGGCGCCACACCGTTCCGGGCTCGGGACGATCCGCATCCAGGGCCCGCCGCTGCAGTTGCCGGCCGACCTGGCGATGACGCTGGCGCTCGCCATCAACGAGCTGGCGACCAATGCGATGAAGTACGGCGCGCTCTCGGTCGAGGCCGGAGAGGTCGTGATCGGCTGGTCGACAGGCCGGCCGCACAGCGAGGACGCCTTCCGATTCGAATGGGCGGAGAAGGGCGGGCCTCCGGTCGTCAAGCCGAAGCGTCAGGGCTTCGGCACCCGGCTGGTCGAGCGCGTGATGGCGCAGAAGTTCCATGGCGAAGTCGAGCTCGACTATCGGCCGGAAGGGCTGCGCTACGTGCTGGCCACGACGATGATTCACGTCGCGCCGCGCGAGTGA
- a CDS encoding nuclear transport factor 2 family protein, whose translation MTERAAVEALIRDAYAARHRGDLDALMEYLHPDCSYRLAGGPQAAEVFAEPDGHSAVREQMAGLIATYAFSNIEELALTVDGDRATFHWRADVECKPTGRTGSFEVLDIFTIADGKVKSLTQFTDTAGVARLSMP comes from the coding sequence ATGACAGAACGCGCCGCCGTCGAAGCCTTGATCCGCGATGCCTATGCTGCCCGCCATCGGGGTGATCTCGATGCCCTGATGGAATACCTCCATCCCGATTGCAGCTATCGGCTCGCCGGCGGACCGCAGGCGGCCGAGGTCTTTGCTGAGCCGGACGGGCATTCCGCCGTGCGCGAGCAGATGGCCGGGCTGATCGCGACCTATGCCTTCAGCAACATCGAAGAGTTGGCGCTGACGGTCGATGGTGACAGGGCGACGTTCCACTGGCGTGCCGATGTCGAGTGCAAGCCGACCGGCCGCACCGGCTCCTTCGAGGTCCTGGACATCTTCACCATCGCCGACGGCAAGGTGAAGAGCCTGACCCAGTTCACCGACACGGCCGGCGTGGCGCGGCTGTCGATGCCCTAG
- the pdxY gene encoding pyridoxal kinase PdxY, whose protein sequence is MNILSIQSHVAYGHVGNASATFPMQRLGVDVWPIHTVQFSNHTGYGNWKGRVFDGGMIDEVMEGIAERGVLAKCDGVISGYMGSADIGHAILSAVEKVRAANPKALYCCDPVIGDVGRGVFVRPGIPEFMREQAVPAADIVTPNQFELELLTDIEIKTIADAHRAVEALRDAGPKVVMVTSLVTEETPADSIDLVAADAKGSWRVRTPKLDVSVNGAGDAIAALFFTHYLREESAVAALSKASSSIYGLLKRTKEAGSREILTVAAQDEFVTPSQVFEPQAI, encoded by the coding sequence ATGAATATTCTCTCGATCCAGTCCCATGTCGCCTATGGCCATGTGGGCAACGCCTCCGCGACCTTTCCGATGCAGAGGCTCGGCGTCGATGTCTGGCCGATCCATACGGTGCAGTTCTCGAACCACACCGGCTATGGCAACTGGAAAGGCCGCGTCTTCGACGGCGGCATGATCGATGAGGTGATGGAGGGCATTGCCGAGCGCGGTGTGCTCGCCAAATGCGACGGCGTGATCTCCGGCTATATGGGCTCCGCCGATATCGGCCATGCGATCCTCTCCGCTGTCGAAAAGGTGCGGGCGGCTAATCCGAAGGCGCTCTATTGCTGCGACCCGGTGATCGGCGATGTCGGCCGCGGCGTCTTCGTGCGGCCGGGCATCCCGGAATTCATGCGCGAGCAGGCCGTGCCGGCCGCCGACATCGTGACGCCCAACCAGTTCGAGCTGGAGTTGCTGACCGATATCGAGATCAAGACCATCGCCGATGCGCATCGCGCCGTGGAGGCGCTGCGCGACGCCGGTCCGAAGGTGGTGATGGTGACCTCGCTCGTGACCGAGGAGACGCCGGCTGACTCGATCGACCTGGTGGCGGCTGACGCCAAGGGCAGCTGGCGGGTGCGCACCCCCAAGCTCGACGTCAGCGTCAACGGCGCGGGCGACGCGATCGCGGCGCTGTTCTTCACCCATTACCTGCGCGAGGAATCGGCGGTGGCGGCGTTGTCGAAGGCCTCGTCCTCGATCTATGGGCTGCTGAAGCGCACCAAGGAGGCGGGCTCGCGCGAGATCCTGACCGTGGCGGCGCAGGACGAGTTCGTCACGCCGTCGCAGGTCTTCGAGCCGCAAGCGATCTGA
- a CDS encoding endonuclease/exonuclease/phosphatase family protein, with protein MAMRLRVGTFNVENLLTRHRFEPGGRTETAAAMSLFHFPRSDERDAVERSLAVALEDDKRQMTALAIAEAQADLWMLQEVDSLASLQAFFANYVHRIADHRYGHFTLIDGNDRRNIDIGFAARRDLFGSGQVTVRSHKDLTFDEAGVHDRELAMLGIGPHGKVFARDCLEVELTFDGRRLSLFGCHFKSMNNGREDGRELTLPVRRAEARAVKWLIQQRFGGGWRETNWIVLGDLNGYRYGLGPRAEPVDEGASGIEPLLDDFAVDPMKTLPAHERWTHFRRYWSDSQEKLIDSHMPLDYILLSPALAAVNPKPAMQMIRRGLPYRVPLDPREPDRSMARLATCADRYPRVGWDRPKASDHCPLTIDLEIPAG; from the coding sequence ATGGCGATGAGGCTGCGTGTCGGCACCTTCAATGTCGAGAACCTGCTGACGCGTCACCGCTTCGAGCCGGGCGGGCGCACCGAGACGGCGGCTGCGATGTCGCTGTTCCACTTCCCGCGCTCCGACGAGCGCGACGCGGTGGAGCGCTCTCTCGCCGTGGCGCTGGAGGATGACAAGCGCCAGATGACGGCGCTCGCCATCGCTGAGGCGCAGGCCGATCTCTGGATGCTGCAGGAGGTCGACTCGCTTGCGAGCCTGCAGGCCTTCTTCGCGAACTACGTCCATCGCATCGCCGACCACCGCTACGGCCATTTCACGCTGATCGACGGCAATGACCGCCGCAACATCGATATCGGCTTTGCGGCGCGACGCGATCTGTTCGGCTCGGGGCAGGTCACGGTGCGCTCGCACAAGGACCTGACCTTCGACGAGGCCGGTGTGCATGATCGCGAGCTCGCCATGCTCGGCATCGGGCCGCACGGCAAGGTCTTCGCACGCGACTGCCTGGAGGTGGAACTCACCTTCGACGGGCGGCGGCTCAGCCTGTTCGGCTGCCATTTCAAATCGATGAACAATGGCCGCGAGGATGGCCGGGAACTGACGCTGCCGGTGCGCCGCGCCGAGGCACGGGCGGTGAAATGGCTGATCCAGCAACGTTTCGGCGGCGGCTGGCGCGAGACGAACTGGATCGTGCTCGGCGATCTCAACGGCTATCGCTACGGCCTCGGGCCGCGGGCCGAGCCGGTCGACGAGGGGGCGAGCGGCATCGAGCCGCTGCTCGACGATTTCGCCGTCGATCCGATGAAGACGCTGCCCGCGCATGAGCGCTGGACGCATTTCCGGCGCTACTGGTCGGACAGCCAGGAGAAGCTGATCGATAGCCATATGCCGCTCGACTACATCCTGCTTTCGCCGGCGCTGGCGGCGGTCAATCCAAAGCCCGCCATGCAGATGATCCGGCGCGGCCTGCCCTACCGCGTGCCGCTCGATCCGCGCGAGCCGGACCGCTCGATGGCGCGGCTGGCGACTTGCGCCGACCGCTATCCGCGCGTCGGCTGGGACCGGCCCAAGGCTTCCGACCATTGCCCGCTCACCATCGATCTCGAAATTCCGGCAGGGTGA
- a CDS encoding PhzF family phenazine biosynthesis protein encodes MKRRFVTLDVFTTRRHAGNPLAVVLQSEGLDTEAMQAIAREFNLSETVFVSPPEKPGHRASVRIFTPGGELPFAGHPTVGTAVWLALTDDAEGRPADMLVLEEKVGPVSCAVEVKGSHAGHAVFTLPRLPERIAQPVADAVLAEALGLDAGDLGFDEHRPSAFSAGVAYTMVPVARREAVAQARVAGAAFERAMAETPNGNAFIYCRETAEAGHHYHARMFWPGAGVVEDPATGSAVAAFAGAVMASDKPDDGDHRFVIEQGYEMGRPSQIALELSVRSGALVSARIGGSAVVVSEGVLL; translated from the coding sequence ATGAAACGCCGCTTCGTCACGCTCGACGTCTTCACCACGCGCCGCCATGCCGGCAATCCGCTGGCGGTGGTGCTCCAGTCGGAGGGGCTGGATACCGAGGCGATGCAGGCCATCGCGCGCGAGTTCAACCTGTCGGAGACGGTCTTCGTTTCGCCGCCCGAGAAGCCGGGGCATCGCGCTTCGGTGCGCATCTTCACGCCGGGCGGTGAGCTCCCCTTCGCCGGCCATCCGACGGTCGGTACCGCGGTCTGGCTGGCGCTCACCGACGATGCCGAGGGGCGGCCCGCCGATATGCTGGTGCTGGAGGAGAAGGTCGGCCCGGTCTCCTGCGCGGTCGAGGTCAAGGGCAGTCATGCCGGCCACGCCGTCTTCACCCTGCCGCGCCTGCCGGAGCGAATTGCGCAGCCGGTCGCTGATGCGGTGCTGGCGGAAGCGCTCGGACTCGATGCGGGCGACCTCGGTTTCGACGAGCATCGACCGAGCGCCTTCTCGGCGGGTGTCGCTTATACGATGGTGCCGGTCGCCCGCCGCGAGGCGGTCGCTCAGGCTCGAGTTGCGGGAGCAGCCTTCGAGCGCGCGATGGCAGAGACGCCGAACGGCAATGCCTTCATCTATTGCCGCGAGACTGCCGAGGCGGGACATCATTACCATGCCAGAATGTTCTGGCCCGGGGCGGGAGTCGTCGAGGATCCGGCGACCGGCTCGGCGGTCGCGGCCTTCGCCGGGGCGGTCATGGCCTCTGACAAGCCGGATGACGGCGACCATCGCTTCGTCATCGAGCAGGGCTACGAGATGGGCCGGCCGTCGCAGATCGCGCTGGAGTTGAGTGTGCGGAGCGGCGCGCTCGTCTCGGCGCGCATCGGCGGTTCGGCCGTCGTGGTCAGCGAGGGCGTGCTGCTGTGA
- a CDS encoding NUDIX hydrolase — MSEGIENGTIIRLSRVDARIEPYNWGFARESAANIEAHWARISAGKPAMFNGRVMLQHRAAIRDGVFEAGYFETDYAAFMTWRDVGHPGPIIRNGFAMAALRANDGAFLCGKMGEHTANAGKVYFAAGTPDREDARPDGTLDLAGSVTRELAEETGLNVEELSVGEGWTALIEQGRIAFMRDVRIDLPADEARALMLERMKNLEEEELSDIVIVRDLAETEKHDMPPFMRRYLAHIFDGD; from the coding sequence GTGAGCGAAGGCATCGAGAACGGCACGATCATCCGCTTGTCGCGGGTCGACGCCAGGATCGAGCCCTACAACTGGGGCTTTGCGCGCGAGAGCGCCGCAAACATCGAGGCGCATTGGGCCAGGATCAGCGCCGGCAAGCCGGCCATGTTCAACGGTCGCGTCATGCTGCAGCACCGCGCCGCGATCCGCGACGGCGTGTTCGAGGCCGGCTATTTCGAGACCGACTATGCCGCCTTCATGACCTGGCGCGATGTCGGCCATCCCGGCCCGATCATCCGCAACGGCTTCGCCATGGCGGCGCTCAGGGCCAATGACGGCGCCTTCCTCTGCGGCAAGATGGGCGAGCACACCGCCAACGCCGGCAAGGTCTATTTCGCTGCCGGCACGCCCGACCGCGAGGATGCCCGTCCTGACGGCACGCTCGACCTCGCCGGCAGCGTCACCCGCGAACTTGCGGAAGAGACGGGCTTGAACGTCGAGGAGCTCAGCGTAGGCGAGGGCTGGACGGCGCTGATCGAGCAGGGCCGCATCGCTTTCATGCGCGACGTCCGCATCGACCTTCCGGCGGATGAAGCGCGCGCGCTGATGCTGGAGCGGATGAAGAACCTCGAAGAGGAAGAGCTCTCCGACATCGTGATCGTGCGCGATCTCGCCGAGACCGAAAAGCATGACATGCCGCCCTTCATGCGGCGCTATCTCGCACATATCTTCGACGGCGACTGA
- a CDS encoding M3 family metallopeptidase: MSSADAAYPEASHPEALALPAENPFATRWETPFRLPPFAAIKPEHIRPAFDAALAKHKAEIAAIVAEKAVPDFVNTIEALERAGRALSRVGGVFYNLTGADTNEALQAIEREMSPITSRHWSAIMMDEGLFARVDTVNAGRDTLGLDAEQARLLERTYKGFIRSGAKLDPAGKKRLAAINERLAALGTQFSQNVLKDESSYALFIADEAGLAGLPEFLKAAMARAAADRGKPGQHAVTLSRSIIEPFLTFSTRRDLREEAFIAWSKRGENGAESDNRAIVAEMVKLRAEKAKLLGYPTFAHFKLDDAMAKTPEHVRDLLELVWKPAKARAAREAADLAALAQDEGENGPIHPWDWRHYAEKVRQKTYALDEAVLKQYLQLDRVRQAAFDVAGKLFGLSFAERPELAGYHPDVRIFEVTEAASGRHIGLFIGDYFARSSKRSGAWMSAFRGQRKLDGETRPIIVNVCNFAKPAEGKPALLSLDDARTLFHEFGHALHGLLSDVTYGSLAGTAVARDFVELPSQLYEHWFLTREVMRDYCLHAETGEPIPEALIEKIEKAQTFNQGFATVEYSSSALVDLAFHSLEEPAEVDPLAFEAAELARIGMPAEIIMRHRTPHFTHVFSGDGYSAGYYSYLWSEVMDADAFNAFTETGDVFSAAVAEKLKRYIYAAGDTRDAAEAYTLFRGRLPTPDALLEKRGLAG; encoded by the coding sequence ATGAGCTCTGCCGACGCCGCCTACCCGGAAGCCAGCCATCCCGAGGCTCTTGCGCTACCGGCCGAGAATCCTTTCGCCACGCGCTGGGAAACGCCGTTCCGCCTGCCGCCCTTCGCTGCGATCAAGCCGGAGCATATCCGGCCCGCCTTCGACGCGGCGCTCGCCAAGCACAAGGCGGAGATCGCCGCGATCGTGGCGGAGAAGGCTGTGCCCGACTTCGTCAATACGATCGAAGCGCTGGAGCGGGCAGGGCGTGCTCTCAGCCGCGTCGGCGGCGTGTTCTACAATCTCACGGGTGCCGACACGAACGAGGCGCTGCAGGCGATCGAGCGCGAGATGTCGCCGATCACTTCGCGGCACTGGTCGGCGATCATGATGGATGAGGGGCTCTTCGCCCGTGTCGACACGGTCAACGCCGGGCGCGATACGCTCGGTCTCGATGCCGAGCAGGCACGGCTCCTCGAGCGGACTTACAAGGGCTTCATCCGCTCGGGTGCGAAGCTGGACCCCGCGGGCAAGAAGCGCCTCGCGGCGATCAACGAGCGGCTGGCGGCACTCGGCACGCAGTTCAGCCAGAACGTGCTGAAGGATGAATCCTCCTATGCGCTCTTCATCGCGGACGAGGCCGGGCTCGCCGGCCTGCCCGAGTTCCTGAAGGCGGCGATGGCGCGCGCTGCGGCCGATCGCGGCAAGCCCGGCCAGCATGCGGTGACGTTGTCGCGCTCGATCATCGAGCCCTTCCTGACCTTCTCGACCCGCCGCGACCTGCGCGAGGAAGCCTTCATTGCCTGGAGCAAGCGCGGCGAGAACGGGGCTGAGAGCGACAACCGCGCCATCGTCGCCGAGATGGTGAAGCTGCGGGCCGAAAAGGCGAAGCTGCTGGGCTATCCGACCTTCGCCCATTTCAAGCTCGACGACGCCATGGCGAAGACGCCGGAGCATGTGCGCGACCTGCTGGAGCTGGTCTGGAAGCCGGCCAAGGCGCGGGCGGCGCGTGAGGCGGCCGATCTCGCGGCGCTCGCCCAGGACGAGGGCGAGAACGGGCCGATCCACCCCTGGGATTGGCGCCACTATGCCGAGAAGGTCAGGCAGAAGACCTATGCGCTCGATGAAGCCGTGCTGAAGCAATATCTCCAGCTCGACCGTGTGCGGCAGGCGGCCTTCGACGTCGCCGGCAAGCTCTTCGGGCTTTCCTTCGCCGAGCGGCCGGAGCTCGCGGGCTACCACCCGGACGTGCGCATCTTCGAGGTGACGGAGGCGGCGAGTGGGCGCCATATCGGCCTGTTCATCGGCGATTATTTCGCCCGTTCCTCGAAGCGCTCCGGCGCCTGGATGAGCGCCTTCCGTGGGCAGCGCAAGCTCGACGGCGAGACCCGGCCGATCATCGTCAATGTCTGCAATTTCGCGAAGCCGGCCGAGGGCAAGCCGGCGCTGCTCTCGCTCGACGATGCGCGCACGCTCTTCCATGAGTTCGGCCACGCGCTGCACGGGCTGCTTTCGGACGTGACCTATGGCTCGCTTGCCGGCACGGCGGTGGCGCGCGATTTCGTGGAGCTGCCGTCGCAGCTCTACGAGCACTGGTTCCTGACGCGCGAGGTGATGCGGGACTATTGCCTGCATGCCGAAACCGGCGAGCCGATCCCGGAGGCGCTGATCGAGAAGATCGAGAAGGCGCAGACCTTCAACCAGGGCTTCGCCACGGTGGAATATTCTTCCTCGGCGCTGGTCGATCTCGCCTTCCACTCGCTGGAGGAGCCGGCGGAGGTCGATCCGCTCGCCTTCGAGGCGGCGGAACTCGCGCGCATCGGCATGCCGGCCGAGATCATCATGCGCCACCGCACGCCGCACTTCACCCATGTCTTCTCTGGCGACGGCTATTCGGCCGGCTATTACAGTTATCTCTGGTCCGAGGTGATGGATGCCGACGCCTTCAACGCCTTCACCGAGACGGGCGACGTGTTTTCGGCCGCGGTGGCGGAGAAGCTGAAGCGCTACATCTACGCGGCCGGCGATACCCGCGATGCGGCGGAGGCCTACACGCTCTTCCGCGGCCGGTTGCCGACGCCGGATGCGCTGCTGGAGAAGCGCGGGCTGGCGGGGTAG
- a CDS encoding helix-turn-helix domain-containing protein, whose protein sequence is MMTAAQMRAARAMLGIDQRQLAEMAGVSLPTIQRMEGSQGTVRGMIESLTRVVEALDRAGIVLIGENAASSGGGRGVRLKAPP, encoded by the coding sequence ATGATGACCGCTGCGCAGATGCGAGCTGCCCGGGCCATGCTCGGGATCGACCAACGCCAGCTCGCCGAGATGGCGGGTGTCTCCCTGCCGACGATCCAGCGGATGGAAGGCAGCCAGGGCACGGTGCGCGGCATGATCGAATCCCTGACCCGCGTCGTGGAAGCGCTCGACCGCGCCGGCATCGTGCTGATCGGGGAGAATGCGGCCAGCAGCGGCGGCGGGCGCGGCGTCCGCCTCAAGGCCCCTCCCTGA